Genomic window (Daucus carota subsp. sativus chromosome 5, DH1 v3.0, whole genome shotgun sequence):
GACCACCAAATACACACAAGGAGGAAGAAAGGTTAGGGTGTTAGTTGTTACATAGTTAAAAGGATTTTGAACTTGGGAGAATTTGATCAATGTAAGTAGGGGAAATTTTGGGTGTATTTTGTAGGAAAAGATGTGAGCGTGCACTACAACTACAAATGGGCTGTGGGCATAAGCCCTAAAATCGCTGAAGACATaatgaagattttttttttaaaatactactTTATGACTGACACGTCTCCCGTGTCTCTTACTAGATAGTAGATACGCATCTGATCACACGAGAAGACTATTACAAAAGAATAGTACTAAACCTCTCCAACAGTCCTACTCACACTCTCGAAGTCTCTCTGTATATTGTGCATCCTATCTGTGTTAATGTGGACTTCACTCACAGTGTCCACATGCAAACTTTGGCCAACCAATATTTATAGCTGagacatactccctccgtcccaatgaattgtatatagttttttttttgagacgtcccatcaattgtatacattccaaaaatagtaaacttttataatataaaacatcattacaccaactacattcttccactatcttcattctataataatataaacactattacacccactactttcctacactatctcaaatctattattaaaatttaatgggtcccaccactatacccacttttcatctaactttatttatttcttactccctccgtccccctcaattgtttacattggagggggacacggagaccaagacaatgtatgaaaaataagtaaagttagatgaaaagtgggtaaagtggtgggacctaccaatatttaataatagatttgagatagtgaaggaaagtagtgggtgtaatagtagtttttattgttaaatatgagatagtgggggaagatagtgggtgtaatgatgaaaaaacttactatttatagtaacgtaaagaaatgagagggacatcccaaaatagtaactgtaaagaaatgagagggacagagggagtacaaaattccttggtctccgtgtcccagccatttgtatacaaatgaccgggacgaagggagtacaGTTTAGTGACAAACAGTGAAGCATGGTCCGAAACCACTCACAATTAGCACTTGGTTAATTATGTATTAGTAAGCAACAGACAGTGCATAATGAACCATACCTTACCTGCTAATTAGCTTACACGCAACACTTATGTGAAACTAATTAAAGTTGAACTAACTGAATTTGCGAAACAAACATTATGATATGTGGGTCtaacttatactccctccgtctcttattacttttcctatTTCCTTTTAacacgtttgccaatacacacttttgatctttaatatcattaatttcGTATTggtgttaaatataaaaacttcattgtattaaagtactcgtgaatacgaattcaacaagatcactcacgaTTATATTTTGTCATataaattagacgtaaattagtaattagtcTCATGTTATTAGcagtcccgacatatcaaacgagaaaagaataaagaaactGAGGGAGTACTTAATTGTTAGATCTGTATAGGACTATAGGTCATAGGTGTATGTCATTTCTTAGTTAGTTACAAAGTTTAGAGGCCAAGGATAAGTTAATTAGGTGTCGTATTGTGAAATAAGTGGCCCGAAAGCTTCGAGTGCGGTGTACCATCAACTAAATACTGGCTTTTAAACGAGAATAACAGCACATATTAGGCCTACTATATCACAGATTAGATACTTAACCAAACCATATTTACCTAATATATCCCGTTTTGATTCGGGTGCGGGAAGGCGAGCTGTACACGGACTTGTGTATTCCAAAGTCCCGAAGAAGAGAGATTGTTTCCGTGAAAATTACGAGTAAAATCTGGATTAATATTTAAAGTGAGATCGTATCACGTATGTGTGTGGGTATATATAATAAAGACATAGTAGTCGCTTCGTTCatgtatatatactatataggaGAACAGAGGAAAGACAAGTACCAACTCATCCTTCCTATCCATCTGTGCTTTGTCATTTTACAAAACAGACATGTATCATGTAGATACAagcaaattttataatatgataagAAAGAGTGAGGGGAGTTCTTTTTATCCTTATTATAATCGTAAATGTTAAATTTAAATAGAAGAACCTAATCCACGACTTTTAGTTGTGGTGCTGCTCATGCCAAACAAACCCTTACCATGCCAACACAAATACACACCCTTCTCCCGCCGGAGAACAAATGAGGTAAGAGTGAAGAGATAGTCCACTGTTCAAAATTCGGGTCGCTTACGCGCATCTTGACTAATCTCAGAAGGTGAATAACACGTCATGACAATACTGAAATTTATCACAAAAGAGGAATcttgtaaatttttttgaaaaataataaataagatgCCCCAAGTTGTCACTCACCTTTCGTGAATGAAAGGCAACCATGAACACTAACCACTTACTTACTCAGAGAACTTCAACTTGAACAAGTAGATAGATCATCAACGTGGAAACCAACTTTTAAAAACTTGGCCAACCGAATATTTTGAGGATATTTACGAATATGTTATAATATGTAGATATATAATCGAAATTTACATTAATCAAATCCCACTTGTATATAACATAATATGCTAGACAACATAGTTTCTTGTTCCTAGTAATGACAATCTACCAAGGCTGCAGTAGAGAATACAAACTGAAACTTAGAATCATAATGATCATCCTCTGGAGCCGGAAGATTGAGATCTAGTTGCAGAACATGATTTCTCGGCTTCTGATCATCATGATCGATGATAGAACTTATAGTATTTGTTGTCGGAATTCGATGTCTTCTCATGTGACCACCCAAGGCTTGACCTGATGAGAACTCCGAGCCACATGTAGAACACTCATGAACCTTAGCTTTCTGCTGGCTGATTATCGCGCTTGTCTTGTTAAAAAGGCCATGTTCTTGATCTTCTTTATCGTTAAGAATTGTGGATATTAGAGCTCCCTTTTCATCGATCAAATTCTTAGGTTTCTTGTGGCTTGCTCGGTGGCCTCCAAGAGCTTGAAATGAGGTGAAACTTCGGTTACAAGTCTTGCATTCGTAGGCATAAAACTCTTCTTTTCCAGATGTGGAGGAAACCATCTCGTTGAATTTACGGCTTGAAAGCTTCTTAGTATAAATCTCATCGTCGTGATGTTGCTTCTGGTTGAAGCTACCCCCACTTTGAGCCAAGAGCATCAGACAATTCGCCATATCTTCATCTTCTTGTGTTGAGGCAGAGTTCCCATAGCTTTGAGGTGAAGGTATCAAAGAATAGGCATCGCCCTCGAGGCCTCTTTCACCACCGGTAGTGGAGGAGCTAGAGGTGACCACGGTGGATGGCCTTGGCCTTGATCGTTTGGTACGTTTTCCTCGGAATATTATCCGTCTCCGGGCCTCCATGGTTAATTCTTGGGATGAGGCTTCTTCTATGTCGGAGCCAAGAAGAGTCATGATATCTTGTAGTGTAGAGTGTGTGTTAGTGTTTGCAAGTAGAAGAAGTGAAGTGTGTGGAAAGTGACTAAGAAAAGCAGCTAATGTAGGAGAGAAAAATGAGAAGGTGATATGTGACTGTGGGAGTCGCTTTATATATAGCTTAGTGAATCATAAAAAAGCAGAGTTTGGAGTCAAATTAAACGCCCTTCCCTTGTGAACACTTATCGTGGATGTGGCTTCTATTACTCGCCACTTTTACTTGCCTTTCCTACTCACTATATCCTTCACATAACACATTTACGTATATGGCCTTTTTATCACTCACCATTCTAATATATCGAATTAAAACTACAGCTGAATCTCGATTAAGTAATAATCGATAAGGTAGTATtgtcatataaaataaaataaaataaaaattctgatCCCAACATAACATAGATAGCGTATGTTTATTTtcactaaatataatattttttgttgattCGGGGTTATTATTTTAAAGGTTTAATTGTAATTGATTTGTATGTAGTCGTTCAATGTTTTTTTTTCGATTAATTGATTATCCACTAGATTCTCGTTGTTCTCACGATAAAACTGTATTTGACAGAATGACTTACATGTGTGTGATTACGGAGAACTTTATTTTTGTGGTACAAAGGAGAATAATCTGGCAGAGGGTGGAGAAACAGAAACGGTGAAAAGAAATTAAGGATAAGGGGAattggaaaagaaaagaagagaggAGTTTGGTGTGGTGGTAACGTTTTAAGCAGGTTTCATATAGTTGTCCTGTTTTTAGTGAATGAAAATGGAAGTCACGAACAAGCTCAACCAGTAAAGCCTATGACGGCACGTTAATTGTATGCTCTCTCTCATCCAATCCGTCCTCTTCTTTACCTTAAAGTAAACTACTATCAACTTCTTCTTATACACTTTACTctctttttccttttctatattattCACTTCTGGTTTAGTTGTCTTTGCATTGAATCCTATTGTATCCTTTGCCACCAAAACAAGCCGcattaaataagttattttaCTAGATCTCGCCAGTAGTCCAGCGGAGAATAAGATTATAAACAGGGGAGTTGCTTCTATTGTTTAGAGTCCAAATTAAGCGGAAATTCGGCTTCTTTATCTGTTTTAAGATTATGCAGAGATGCGAAGGACCATGAAACCTGTTTAGTATTACCGCTAAGCTTAAGTCTTGTGTACTGATTacgattttttaattttggactATAGAACAAATTGCTGTTATCTCCTAATTGAAAGTCAGACCGAGTCACTGAGATGTTTATATGTAGTATTATCTATTATGTATTCAAATGATATGTGTGTGCTATGGATTTGATTTTCTTGCAACAGAAAGAGATGCTGAAAAAGAAAGGAAGGGAGGAGATATTCAGCTGACTTTTAAGCAATGCTAAGAACTTGTTCCACCAATCCACCTTGAGCTCTATATTATACaatttatagttatattatggcattattattaaaaaataaataaaataataatggtCACTCTCATATCCAAAGCAAAGAAAAGGTGGAGGAATAAACAAAAGTTTATTCAACTCCTCTCTCATGAGCACATTGCTGCAATAGTGACCATTCATGCCACCACCCAACTGTTATGCTGTCACCTTCCCAACTCCTAATTTTCCCAACACTTATAGTTGATCATTTATTTTACTAGTTAGCTATTTCATATTTCATACACTGTTATTTACTTTTGCTGGTTCTTATGGTTAGAGTCTGAAATTAGGCCCATTGTGTGTTGGAGAATAACAAAGGGTTAGTTGAGGATTACAATTATTATTTAACAGGATGTGTAAAATGGGGCAATTAGTTTCGAATTGCTCAAGGGAGATTTGTTGAGCATATTTAGGTTACTTAACACAATCTTTAGTGGTGCTACTAACTGAGAAATAAACAGTTGTTGCACCAACTTTTGGTATGGATTTTACTTTCCATCACACTTTGATACTAATCCAACACTTTCGACCGGCTCTAGTAAATCAACCAACTAATGCATATCTTCTCTTCAAGCAATAGGTAATTACACTCTCTGCTCACTGCTCACCGCACACAAAAACACTCATATTCCCTGGCCTAGTGCTAGCTGATGCTCATTATTcgaatgaatatatatatacactttttttttctagaaataaCTAAATTCACTACCAGGCGGATCTAAATTCTTTTTGGGACACTAAGCAAATTTTGGAATTACACCcgtgttattttaaattttatatgtgaacatttttataaatttattagatTCATAATGATTTATGCGAATGTGTcaataaatatgaattaaaaataGTAATAATTAGCAGCAACCTGCATGTGGTGTTGATGACTTTGCGGGCACTATATAGTAAACTACCGAGTATACTTGCTATATTAGGTGCACCAGTGCTCGGACcttttttctttcctttatGTGTGAAGAAAAAGTGTAAAGTGTCCGCATAGTTTATATATATGGGATTGCTGTAATAATTGTTTAAATCATTAATCGAGATTAATTCGTTGAACCAAAAGCCTAATGATCAAATTGATTAGTCTTGCACCATGTTTAGGCAtgtaaacggatcggatttggatcgcatctagctaaatccatatcttaatccatttaaatttatcggattcggatcggatcggaccAGGAGTaggatattttacaagtcaatccatatccggtccacTCGGATCATAGATAATCGGATCGGAGCCCCGAtccactaaaaattatgaaatatattttttcaccgtgaacaatgttttaacttccatacaaaaaaaagagatattttctagctatattaatttataaactttagcgtaataggtaaaaaaactaataaaatagtatttaataaaaactttgttggtttTTCCGATAAAAACTTCAACACAGAATTTAtcaagtaaatagaaaaataataaataagttgcttaatactttggaggaagcaaattataatttgctcctctattaataaggattaaaatcgataaatatgTCTTAAATACGGAACCAGGTGATTGAGGAGATTTTAAGTGGAAGAGTTAGCTCATGTGTTTATACTCACTCTACATAAAAAAAGagtgattattagattaaccgGATAACAAGAGTGAGAGCCATGTCAAAAATTAGGAGCGGCTCAtcgattataagaaaatatgatttagggttttgtcttgtatctttagaaatttttattttgtatgtaatatattaataataatatattatattataatacaatataatataaaatatataatatagttaagcatgaatcggatcggatcgttaacagatcggatttgaacatatccatatccattctttatcggaccggattattatcggatcggattattagcagatcggatttttttaataaggatccatatccatttatttaaccacggatcggatcgggtcggatcggatatccgatccatttacaggcctaCCATGTTGATTTGCATGTTGAAACTTCTGTCCAAGTTATATTCCATAGATCAAGCATATCATTCCAATCGGTGATAATCAGGAAGGAGATAATTACGGTTACTAATCACTTCCCGAGGCTCAATTTTCATTTTCCATATTCTTGTTCTTGATTATAAATACGATCACGACTATTAAAGAATATGTGAACTTGGTTTAAACTTAAGGTGTTTTCTTTCTGTTCACACAGTAATTGCTATAAGAATCACAGGCTTATTGTGAGAGAAACATAATTCAACAAGTTCCgggaaagaaaaaaattaatgtaagaatataattttcttaaaaaattctACCTATAATAAACTTCTTGTGAGtttctttaaaaaaacaattgctatgcttatatttaaaaaaagataacTGATGAGTCACATAGTATGCAAAATcagaattttaatagattataggCTCGGTCATCACTTATTTTTAAAGTTCAATTACAACTTAAAAGTATACTACTATTAGTgatagtttaaaattaaaatattaactaaaTTGTGAAGTTTAGTGATCTACGATATAAGCCAAGTCTTTCAAATGAGAGGGAGTGATTGTGTTTGTTTGTTGCTGAATTGCTGGTGGTGGCAAGCAAAGTGAACAACAATACAAAACACTGGTTTTAATTATCTTGTTCAAATATCATTATCATCAGTGGCTACTTGTTAATTAATTGCTTGTTAGTTCATCCAAAACTCTATACAGTGTATTATTAGCTCTGCTCGAACAAAGTACACGAAGTAATATTCCCTCTCTCCCTCTTATTCACTGAGTTGGACACAGtagaatttttataatatgattaagtttattttatttttcttgaacaAAGTCTTaattaaattctataaaaaagaattttaaaaataatttatgaaaaaaataaaaaaaaattcaaattatagaAATTACTTTCAAAAATATAGTTCAACCTCATTTGCAATCTTGTTTGCGATGCTATTAACCtgaaaatcaa
Coding sequences:
- the LOC108220030 gene encoding zinc finger protein ZAT5, with amino-acid sequence MTLLGSDIEEASSQELTMEARRRIIFRGKRTKRSRPRPSTVVTSSSSTTGGERGLEGDAYSLIPSPQSYGNSASTQEDEDMANCLMLLAQSGGSFNQKQHHDDEIYTKKLSSRKFNEMVSSTSGKEEFYAYECKTCNRSFTSFQALGGHRASHKKPKNLIDEKGALISTILNDKEDQEHGLFNKTSAIISQQKAKVHECSTCGSEFSSGQALGGHMRRHRIPTTNTISSIIDHDDQKPRNHVLQLDLNLPAPEDDHYDSKFQFVFSTAALVDCHY